Below is a window of Pseudomonadota bacterium DNA.
CTGTCGGTTTGAAGGCCGAGAACACGCACCAGCGCCAGCAGTCCTCGATGGCGCCGCTCGGCGAGATTCTGAACGGATGAACCTCGCGCACCTGGGCGGGCGCGTTGTGATAGAGATCGCGGATCTCGTGACGGTGCAGGCTCGAGGTCTCCCAGGTGTCGATCCAGACGTCGATGTCCTCCCACTGGAGGATCTCGCGCACGGTGATATCGGTGAAGCCCGCGCCCTCGAGCAGCGCGCGGA
It encodes the following:
- a CDS encoding recombinase RmuC, producing RALLEGAGFTDITVREILQWEDIDVWIDTWETSSLHRHEIRDLYHNAPAQVREVHPFRISPSGAIEDCWRWCVFSAFKPTG